In the Prochlorococcus marinus CUG1438 genome, TATTGATTCAATCTACTCTTGGAGGAATAAAAACCATAGAGCTGATTTGTAAAAAATTTAAAGTTGAATCTTCCGTTCTTGGAGAAGAAGAAAAACTCATTAATGGAATTTCTGAAGTTGTTTGGAATCATACAACCCTGCATATGAGGTCGAAAGATAAAAATTGGACATATCTTCAGATGCTTTTGCCCATGAATAATGAACTAGAATTGATTTACTTTTTGAAAAAAAAATGGGGTAAAAAAGTTCTTTGGCATATAGAAGCAGTCTCTCAGCAAGGATTACCACGATTAGCTGCTTTGCCTGTACTTAAGTGGAACGGGGAAGAAGAATTAAATGAAATAATAGAAGATTGTAAGAAACTTGGAGCTTTTATTTTTAATCCCCATGTTTTAACTGTCGAAGGCGGTGGTCTTGGGGTGGTGGACGCTGATCAAGTAAAAGCAAAACTAAAATTTGATCCTAAAGGGCTTTTAAACCCCGGTAAATTAGAGGGTTGGTCAATAAAAGAACAATTTAATATTTAACCATTGTGCTTATTTGCAAATTTAATAAATTCAGCTACTAAATAAATAGAACCTGTTAAAACAGGATGATTAGTTGGCCACTTCTTAAGGGTAAATAAATACTCAATTGCAAATTCAAATTTTTCAAACTCAATTATTTTTTGAGAGTCAATTTCTTTAATATGAGGTAGATCCTTTAATTGCCAACTAGGGTGGTTTGGGACTGGCACAAGTAATAATGAATCATTTTTCTCAAGAAGTGTTTTTAATATTGAGTACATATCTTTTTGTCTTTGGACACCTAAAATCCAATAAATTCCTTCTTCTTCATTTTGCCAATTGCTTCGCTCGATTGAGAGTGCTTTTGCCGCTGGATAATTATGAGCACAATCTACAAGAATTTTTTTGTTTGAATAATTTATTATTTCTAACCTTCCATTCCAAGTTGTTTTTTTAAGACCTTCAGATATATATTTTTCTTTAATATTAAATCCAAATTTATTGAGAGCTTCAATTGCTCCAACGGCGACGGAAGCATTTTGTCTTTGGAAAATTCCTTTTAAACCAAGCTCATAGCTTTTTGAAATTGAATCCTTCCAGATAATTTCTGCTCCAACCTCTTCCACTTTTTTGTTAATTAAATTTTCAACTTTACTGTTTTGAAAGCATGAGATAACAATTGAGTTTTTTTCAATAACGGCTAATTTTTCCTTGGCAATTTTCTCAATCGTATCTCCAAGAAATTCTTTATGGTCTAAGCCAATATTCCCAATAGCAATTATTGGTCTTAATTTATGGGCTGTTGTCGCGTCTAATCGTCCTCCTAATCCAGCTTCAAGAATGAGTAATTCAACTTTTTTATCGTCAAAAAAATTCAGTGCGCAACAAATAATTTTTTCAAAAGGAGTTAATTCATATTTCGCAAAATTTTCTTCAATCAATGTATAGATTTTTTCAAAATCAGTTTTGTTAATATTTTTTTTATTAACCCTAATCCTCTCACATACATCAAAAAGATGCGGAGAAGTAGTTACTCCAAAAATTTTTTTTGATTCAAAAAGTATACTTTCTAAATATGCTGCGATTGAACCTTTCCCATTGGTTCCAATAATTTGTATTGCAGGTATATTTTTGCAAGGATTGCCTAGTTCTTGAAGTGCTTTTTTAATTCTAGATAAACCTAACTTGATATTATCCCTTTCATTTTTGGGTGACATTAATTCAAAAAATTTTAAATTTGCATTTTTCAAAATTAAAATCTTTATAATTTATCAAAAATTGAATTTAGCTTATCTAAAAGAATATTAATTTCTCTTCGAGATATAACTAGTGGTGGAACAATCCTTACAACATTTCCTCCTGCAGGAACTACTAGTAAGCCTTTATCAAAAGCTTCTAATGTAATTATTTTTGCATCAGCATAATTTTCATTGATAACAAGACCTTGTATTAAACCTAGTCCTCTTTTACCTCTAATAATATTTGGAAATTTTTTTGACAATTCTTCAAACCCAGCTCTTAATTGTTGCCCTCTTAGATAAACATTATGGATAAGATTTCTTCTATTTATTTCTTCCAATACAGTTAAGGCAGCTTTACAGGCGAATGGGTTCCCTCCAAAAGTGCTTGCATGATCTCCTGGAGTAAAAATGTTAGCTTTTTCTTTTACTAGTAATGCTCCAATTGCATGGCCCCCTCCTAATCCTTTGGCGAGGGTGAATCCATCAGGTTCAATTCCTAAATTCTCATAACCCCACATTTTTCCAGTTCGACCTACCCCACTTTGGACCTCATCTAAAATGAGAAGAGAATTATATTTATTACATATATCTCTTAGTTTTTTAAAAAATATTTTACTTCCTGGAATTACCCCCCCCTCTCCTTGTATTGGTTCAACTAATACACCTGAAATCTTTTGACCATTATTTTTACAATCTTCAAATAATTTTTTTACTGAATCAAAATTGTTAAATTCAAAAAACTTAAACCCTTTTATCATAGGTTCGAAACCTTGCTGATATTTGGGCTGACCAGTCGCACTCAAGGCTGCCAAAGTTCTACCATGAAAGCTGGATTTTGCCGCTAGAATAATAGACTCTTTACCCTCATTTGTTGTATTCCCAAATTTCTTAATTAATTTAATAGCTGATTCATTTGCTTCTGCGCCACTATTGCAGAAAAAAACGCTTTCGGCACAACTCATATTCGTTAGAGTTCGGCTTAATTGTTCTTGTTCTTCAATGTGGTAGAGATTTGATATGTGTTGAATCTTTTTTAGTTGCGTTGATAGCCTCCTTCTTAAAACTCTGTCGCTATGACCGAGGCTACAAGTCGCTATACCTGCAACTGCATCAAGATACTTTTTACCTTTTTTATCCCATAGCCAACAGCCTTTTCCTTTTTTAAAAGATATATCGAATCGACTATAGGTATCCATCAAAGTGGGAGCGGTCGGACTTGAACCGACATACCCGAAGGTGCCGCATTTTGAGTGCGGTGCGTCTACCAATTCCACCACGCTCCCAAGGCTTTTGAAAAATAATGAACTTTTCTATTATAACAAAAATCATTTTATTGACTATGCGCTTGGTAATGGAAGATCCACAAAATCTCGCTAGTTATTTTTTAAAATCTATTAGATTCATATTTATTGGATTTACTGATAAGAATAAGATAAAAATGAAAATGTAAACACTATTGATACATTATTGCGACTAAAAGCAAATGAAAGTCTTTTTTTTTAAGAAGTTTGCTTCATAATTAGTAATATTATGTTATGATAAATTTATATTTAAAAAGAACAATGTCTAAGACTCAAGCAAAAAAATTATCTTTAAAATTTGCACCTTATCTATTTATTGCGGTAACTGTTTTGACAGCATTTGGGTCTAATAATGGGATTTGGGTATGAATGGATATAAATTTAGTGGTTTAAATAAATTATGGTCTAGTCGCTTTTTAGTGTTGTTCTTACTTTTTTTAGGCTGTATTTCACTTATCAATATTGCTTACGTTTAGGTTAATTTACTGAGTTTAAAAGAATTTAATTGTTGTAAATTAAGCTGCTTTTACTTTTGAGATAGCTTCTGATCTAGGGTCAAGTATAATTTCATTCGCTTTAAAATTACTTTTACTTGTCTCTCTAATAATTTCGATACCTAATTTTTTTAGTTTTAATTCAAAATTTTCATAACCTCTATCTAAATGTTCTAATCCGTAGATCTTACTACTACCTTTTGCGATTATTCCTGCAATTATTAATGCGGCTGATGACCTTAAATCCGAGCCAAATAGATCCATTCCATTTATTTTTCTAACACCTTTGATGTGAGCGACGTTTTTGTTGAGTTTTATATTTGCCCCCATTTTATTAAGAAAATTAATATGATTCATTCTGTTTTCGAAAATTGTTTCAGTTATCTTTGATTCACCCTTGGCAATAGTCATCAAAACTGTAAATGGTGCCTGCAAATCAGTGGGAAATCCTGGGAAGGGTGCTGTGTCAATATCTACTCCATTAATCTCTTTACCCTTGATTGTTATTGAATTACCATTAATTGTTATTTTACTCCCACTCTCTTTAAGTTTTTTCGTTACCGCTTCAAGATGAATAGGAATCACAGGAGAAATTGTTATGGAAGAGAAAGTTGC is a window encoding:
- a CDS encoding aspartate aminotransferase family protein translates to MDTYSRFDISFKKGKGCWLWDKKGKKYLDAVAGIATCSLGHSDRVLRRRLSTQLKKIQHISNLYHIEEQEQLSRTLTNMSCAESVFFCNSGAEANESAIKLIKKFGNTTNEGKESIILAAKSSFHGRTLAALSATGQPKYQQGFEPMIKGFKFFEFNNFDSVKKLFEDCKNNGQKISGVLVEPIQGEGGVIPGSKIFFKKLRDICNKYNSLLILDEVQSGVGRTGKMWGYENLGIEPDGFTLAKGLGGGHAIGALLVKEKANIFTPGDHASTFGGNPFACKAALTVLEEINRRNLIHNVYLRGQQLRAGFEELSKKFPNIIRGKRGLGLIQGLVINENYADAKIITLEAFDKGLLVVPAGGNVVRIVPPLVISRREINILLDKLNSIFDKL
- a CDS encoding bifunctional folylpolyglutamate synthase/ dihydrofolate synthase — translated: MKNANLKFFELMSPKNERDNIKLGLSRIKKALQELGNPCKNIPAIQIIGTNGKGSIAAYLESILFESKKIFGVTTSPHLFDVCERIRVNKKNINKTDFEKIYTLIEENFAKYELTPFEKIICCALNFFDDKKVELLILEAGLGGRLDATTAHKLRPIIAIGNIGLDHKEFLGDTIEKIAKEKLAVIEKNSIVISCFQNSKVENLINKKVEEVGAEIIWKDSISKSYELGLKGIFQRQNASVAVGAIEALNKFGFNIKEKYISEGLKKTTWNGRLEIINYSNKKILVDCAHNYPAAKALSIERSNWQNEEEGIYWILGVQRQKDMYSILKTLLEKNDSLLLVPVPNHPSWQLKDLPHIKEIDSQKIIEFEKFEFAIEYLFTLKKWPTNHPVLTGSIYLVAEFIKFANKHNG